One stretch of Cervus canadensis isolate Bull #8, Minnesota chromosome 5, ASM1932006v1, whole genome shotgun sequence DNA includes these proteins:
- the FAM136A gene encoding protein FAM136A, with protein sequence MWAPAQPGTARVAMAELQQQLRVQEAVDSMVKSLERENIRKMQGLMFRCSAACCEESHASMQQVHQCIERCHAPLAQAQALVTSELEKFQDRLARCTMYCNDKARDSIDAGSKELQVKRQLETCVTKCVDDHMNLIPTMTRKMKESLSSMGK encoded by the exons ATGTGGGCGCCGGCGCAGCCGGGAACCGCGCGGGTCGCCATGGCGGAGCTGCAGCAGCAACTCCGGGTGCAGGAGGCGGTGGACTCCATGGTGAAGAGTCTGGAGAGGGAGAATATCCGGAAGATGCAG GGCCTTATGTTCCGGTGCAGCGCCGCCTGCTGTGAGGAAAGCCATGCGTCCATGCAGCAAGTCCACCAGTGCATTGAGCGCTGCCATGCACCGCTGGCTCAAGCCCAGGCCCTGGTGACCAGCGAGTTGGAGAAGTTCCAG GACCGCCTGGCCCGGTGCACTATGTATTGCAATGACAAGGCCAGAGATTCGATAGATGCAGGGAGTAAGGAGCTTCAGGTGAAGCGGCAGCTGGAGACCTGCGTGACCAAGTGTGTGGATGACCACATGAACCTCATCCCAACCATGACCAGGAAGATGAAGGAGTCGCTCTCATCCATGGGGAAATAG